In Leptospira stimsonii, a single window of DNA contains:
- the thiL gene encoding thiamine-phosphate kinase — MKEKSNLKESEIIRALYPPGSLQTDDCYLDGEGRIYTTDTICEGTHFRTEWSGPREIARKLVEVNVSDIAAGGGVPTKAFLNLGLSAEFSKEEWILPFSQSLGTTLSSYGITLCGGDTYRSPSLNLTLTLVGTSTIPWKRSGGKKGDFLYLTGSVGLSKLGYKILSEQAHVPEPLRSLALEKHLTPKARLEVAKELSKQFSLSSCMDLTDGLLQDLPKLSASSEIGLEIFLERIPLPSGSSAFLRMEEALGSGEELELLFLSSQQLPNTLCGISISKIGKTTSDWKGVRYFEKGSEIQFEDSGFEHF, encoded by the coding sequence TTGAAGGAAAAGTCGAATTTGAAAGAATCGGAAATCATCCGCGCGCTCTACCCTCCCGGATCTTTACAAACTGACGACTGTTATCTGGACGGAGAAGGTCGGATCTACACGACGGACACGATCTGTGAAGGAACTCATTTTCGAACCGAATGGAGCGGCCCTCGAGAAATCGCTCGAAAACTCGTAGAAGTCAACGTCTCGGACATCGCCGCCGGAGGTGGAGTTCCCACAAAAGCATTCTTAAACCTCGGGCTCAGCGCCGAATTCTCAAAAGAAGAATGGATTCTTCCCTTCTCGCAATCTCTCGGCACAACTCTTTCTTCCTATGGAATCACGCTTTGCGGAGGAGACACGTATCGTTCCCCTTCTCTCAATCTCACTCTTACCTTGGTCGGAACTTCTACAATTCCTTGGAAACGTTCCGGAGGAAAGAAGGGTGATTTTCTTTATCTCACAGGGTCCGTCGGACTCTCTAAACTCGGTTATAAAATTCTTAGCGAACAAGCGCATGTGCCCGAACCGCTCCGAAGCTTGGCGTTGGAAAAACATCTGACTCCAAAAGCTCGTCTGGAAGTCGCGAAGGAACTCTCAAAACAGTTTTCTCTTTCTTCTTGTATGGATCTCACCGATGGCCTCCTCCAAGACCTCCCAAAACTTTCCGCTTCTTCCGAGATCGGCCTGGAAATTTTCTTGGAAAGGATTCCGCTTCCGTCGGGTTCGTCTGCGTTCTTGAGAATGGAGGAAGCGCTCGGTTCGGGAGAAGAATTGGAACTTCTTTTCCTTTCTTCACAACAACTCCCGAACACGTTATGCGGAATTTCTATTTCGAAGATCGGAAAAACAACCTCCGACTGGAAAGGAGTTCGTTACTTCGAGAAGGGTTCTGAAATTCAATTCGAAGATTCAGGTTTCGAACATTTTTAG
- a CDS encoding YceI family protein, with amino-acid sequence MKRIILFYSLILLPFVAGFSEEATKNKNCSYTYDHSSTKFGWKAFKFTEKTGVGGSFDKIEVDGTSSGKSPEKALKGLKFTIDPNTINSSNNERDAKIKSAFFYPLKKNGKIEGKVLSAELNSDKKTGKGVIQLQFNGIAKKIDVNFSISEESQIEATSKIELGDFKALSSVEALNQVCNDLHKGKDGISKLWPDVDLTISTKLKSECK; translated from the coding sequence ATGAAACGAATCATTCTATTCTATTCTTTGATCCTCCTTCCATTTGTCGCCGGATTTTCCGAAGAAGCGACCAAAAACAAAAACTGTTCATACACTTACGATCATTCTTCCACGAAGTTCGGGTGGAAGGCGTTTAAGTTTACGGAGAAGACCGGGGTCGGAGGATCTTTCGATAAGATCGAAGTGGACGGAACTTCGTCCGGGAAGTCTCCGGAAAAAGCTTTGAAGGGACTCAAATTTACGATCGATCCGAACACAATCAATTCTTCGAATAACGAGAGGGACGCAAAGATCAAGTCTGCTTTCTTTTATCCTCTGAAGAAAAACGGAAAAATCGAAGGAAAGGTGTTATCCGCAGAGTTGAATTCCGACAAAAAAACGGGTAAGGGAGTGATCCAACTTCAGTTCAACGGGATTGCGAAGAAAATCGACGTGAACTTCTCCATCTCGGAAGAATCGCAGATCGAAGCCACGAGCAAAATTGAACTCGGAGATTTCAAGGCTCTTTCTTCGGTGGAGGCCCTGAACCAAGTTTGCAACGACCTTCACAAAGGAAAGGACGGAATTTCGAAACTCTGGCCGGACGTGGATCTAACGATCTCAACAAAACTCAAGAGCGAATGTAAGTAA
- the rplM gene encoding 50S ribosomal protein L13, translated as MSVLSKAHKTPSLTKENAVKGWFVVDAEGKTLGRLVSGIAARLRGKHKATFTPNQDCGDNIIVINASKVKVTGNKETQKKYYHHSRYPGGMTETTFKDLIAKQPEKIIYEAVKGMLPKSKLGDKMLTHCKIFPGAEHNLQAQKPVKLEF; from the coding sequence ATGTCAGTATTATCAAAAGCACATAAAACTCCTTCTCTTACGAAAGAAAACGCCGTCAAAGGCTGGTTCGTAGTGGATGCGGAAGGAAAAACGCTCGGAAGACTTGTTTCCGGGATTGCCGCCAGACTTCGCGGAAAACACAAAGCAACTTTTACTCCGAACCAAGATTGTGGAGACAATATCATTGTTATCAATGCTTCTAAAGTGAAAGTAACCGGTAACAAAGAAACTCAGAAAAAGTATTATCATCACTCTCGTTATCCAGGTGGGATGACTGAAACTACTTTCAAAGATCTCATTGCAAAACAGCCAGAAAAAATTATCTATGAGGCTGTAAAGGGTATGCTTCCTAAGAGCAAACTCGGAGATAAAATGCTCACCCACTGCAAAATTTTTCCGGGTGCGGAACACAATCTCCAGGCTCAAAAGCCTGTGAAACTCGAATTCTAA
- the rpsI gene encoding 30S ribosomal protein S9, whose amino-acid sequence MAPAVKEIWAVGRRKTSVARVKIKEGSGKITVNHKDIKEYLQNRKSIIDEAIRPLTLLNVTDKYDLNLNVSGGGITGQVGAIRHALARAICRIKPEFRPAVKKEGFLTRDPRMVERKKYGLHKARRGTQFSKR is encoded by the coding sequence ATGGCACCCGCAGTAAAAGAAATCTGGGCAGTAGGAAGAAGAAAAACCTCCGTTGCCCGCGTAAAAATCAAAGAAGGTTCCGGTAAAATCACCGTAAACCACAAAGATATCAAAGAATATCTTCAAAACCGCAAATCTATCATCGACGAAGCGATTCGCCCTCTGACTCTTCTGAACGTTACCGATAAGTATGACCTTAACCTAAACGTTTCCGGCGGTGGAATCACTGGCCAAGTCGGTGCAATTCGTCACGCACTCGCAAGAGCGATCTGTAGAATCAAACCGGAGTTCCGTCCAGCCGTTAAAAAAGAAGGATTCCTGACTCGGGATCCAAGAATGGTGGAGAGAAAGAAATACGGTCTTCATAAAGCGAGAAGAGGAACACAGTTCTCCAAACGTTAA
- the alaS gene encoding alanine--tRNA ligase, with protein sequence MKRQSVAEIREIFLNYFKDKSHSVVPSSSLLPAGDPTLLFTTAGMVQFKPFFTGAVELPYTRATSCQKCLRTTDLEVVGRTERHCTFFEMLGNFSFGDYFKEEAIEYALDCSVNHLGFDKEKIWVTVYTDDDEAEKIWLSKGIPKERITRLGKKDNFWGPAGDSGACGPCSELYLDRGVEKGGPDCATSGTCKPGCDCDRFLEFWNIVFNQFNQDTEGNLHPLKQTGIDTGSGLERVALLLQNVDSVYDTDELRKIISFYEELSGLKYSSENKTPFRVVTDHIRSVLFSIGDGIYPDRTGRGYVIRRLIRRATLFGRKLNFNEPFLYKLVDKVIEIYKVRYPELAKNAASLKKTILAEEELFHKTLELGLEKIETLVQKTKSSGQTVFSGADAFLLYGTYGFPAEMTEEIVAEHDLSFDKKGFQEELEKDRQFSRESWKVHKVSLMTGLNVEKTEFLGYSSLFGKGNITHLFYDNKPSSALKEGQTGAIVLNKTPFYPEGGGQVGDTGFLRNGKNVFKVLDAQKENDVIIHFGEVLSGEFSTGQDLDAEVEPLRRERLRFHHSGTHLLNGALRNLLGDHVLQKGSIVSPEYLRFDFSHPSALTHEEIRKIESWVNESIRKDFGVETKELAIDEAKKTGAVATFGEKYGDKVRVVQMGDASVEFCGGTHVTHTGEIGFFFIKKESSPGAGNRRIEGVCGPAVIETFQNRFAELTEAVQNLNLKIKSELGEEGKNLWISSEIPGPTEIREKFERDGATAVTFFRDLTETIAQKIEENTSLFLKAKKSFESRDFENNTSVIESVFASATDTGAGKILSAIFEDKDPSSLKGLSDNLKVREKNLLVVLGSKTSESASVVITCSPELTSKGIHCGNLVKAACAALGGKGGGKPDMAQGGGKDIQNLDSAISAAVKEAKQILSGERI encoded by the coding sequence ATGAAACGCCAATCCGTAGCGGAAATCCGCGAAATCTTTTTAAACTACTTCAAAGACAAGTCTCACAGCGTAGTTCCGTCTTCTTCCCTTCTTCCCGCAGGAGATCCCACGCTTCTCTTCACGACCGCCGGGATGGTTCAGTTCAAACCTTTCTTCACCGGAGCCGTAGAACTTCCCTACACCAGAGCGACCTCTTGTCAAAAATGTCTCAGAACGACCGACCTTGAAGTTGTAGGAAGAACCGAAAGACATTGTACCTTCTTCGAGATGCTCGGAAATTTCAGTTTCGGAGATTATTTCAAAGAAGAAGCGATTGAATATGCGCTCGATTGTTCCGTCAACCATCTCGGATTCGATAAAGAAAAGATCTGGGTAACAGTTTATACGGACGACGATGAAGCCGAAAAAATCTGGCTTTCCAAAGGGATTCCCAAAGAGCGCATAACGCGTCTCGGAAAAAAGGACAATTTCTGGGGACCGGCCGGAGACAGCGGCGCTTGCGGACCTTGTTCCGAACTCTATCTCGACCGCGGGGTTGAAAAAGGCGGTCCCGATTGTGCGACCAGCGGAACCTGCAAACCCGGATGCGACTGCGATCGTTTTTTAGAATTTTGGAATATAGTCTTCAATCAATTCAACCAGGACACCGAAGGGAATCTTCACCCTCTCAAACAAACCGGGATCGATACCGGCTCCGGACTCGAACGCGTCGCGTTGTTATTACAAAACGTGGATTCTGTCTACGATACGGACGAACTTCGGAAAATCATTTCGTTTTACGAAGAATTATCCGGCCTCAAATATTCTTCCGAAAACAAAACTCCATTCCGAGTCGTGACCGATCATATTCGCTCGGTTCTCTTTTCAATCGGGGATGGAATTTATCCGGATCGAACCGGAAGAGGATACGTGATTCGCCGTTTGATCCGTCGAGCTACGCTCTTCGGAAGAAAGTTGAATTTCAACGAACCCTTTCTCTACAAACTCGTGGACAAGGTCATCGAGATTTACAAGGTCCGTTATCCGGAACTCGCGAAGAACGCGGCCTCGCTTAAAAAAACGATTCTCGCAGAAGAAGAACTTTTTCACAAAACTCTGGAACTGGGTCTTGAGAAGATAGAAACTCTCGTTCAAAAAACAAAATCTTCCGGCCAAACGGTCTTTTCCGGTGCGGACGCATTCTTACTTTACGGAACCTACGGTTTTCCCGCCGAGATGACCGAAGAAATCGTTGCGGAACACGACCTCTCCTTCGACAAAAAGGGCTTTCAAGAAGAATTGGAAAAGGACAGACAATTCTCCAGAGAATCCTGGAAGGTCCATAAGGTTTCTCTAATGACAGGACTCAACGTCGAAAAGACCGAGTTTTTAGGCTATTCTTCTTTATTCGGAAAAGGGAATATTACACATTTATTTTATGATAATAAACCTTCATCCGCTCTCAAAGAAGGTCAAACTGGCGCCATCGTTTTAAACAAAACACCTTTTTATCCGGAAGGTGGGGGACAAGTCGGCGATACCGGATTCTTACGAAACGGAAAGAACGTTTTCAAGGTTCTCGACGCGCAAAAAGAAAACGACGTCATCATTCACTTCGGAGAAGTCTTGAGCGGAGAATTCTCCACTGGCCAGGATCTCGATGCGGAAGTGGAGCCGCTTCGAAGAGAAAGACTTCGCTTTCATCACTCGGGGACTCACCTCTTAAACGGTGCGCTTCGAAACTTACTCGGCGATCACGTCCTTCAAAAAGGTTCGATCGTTTCTCCGGAATATCTTCGTTTTGATTTTTCTCATCCTTCCGCTCTGACTCACGAAGAAATTCGCAAAATAGAATCCTGGGTAAACGAATCGATTCGTAAAGACTTCGGCGTTGAAACCAAAGAGCTCGCGATCGACGAGGCTAAAAAGACCGGAGCCGTCGCAACCTTCGGAGAAAAATACGGAGACAAGGTAAGAGTCGTTCAGATGGGAGACGCTTCCGTAGAATTCTGCGGAGGAACTCACGTTACGCACACCGGAGAAATCGGATTCTTCTTTATCAAAAAAGAATCTTCTCCGGGGGCCGGAAACCGTCGTATCGAAGGAGTCTGCGGACCAGCGGTTATCGAGACGTTCCAAAATCGATTTGCCGAACTCACCGAAGCCGTTCAAAACCTGAATCTAAAGATCAAATCGGAGTTAGGCGAAGAAGGAAAGAATCTTTGGATCAGCAGTGAAATTCCGGGTCCGACGGAGATCCGCGAAAAATTTGAAAGAGATGGCGCCACCGCAGTCACTTTTTTCCGAGACCTTACCGAGACGATCGCACAGAAGATAGAAGAGAATACTTCTCTTTTTCTGAAAGCTAAGAAATCCTTCGAATCCAGAGACTTTGAAAACAATACTTCCGTCATCGAATCCGTCTTTGCATCCGCAACCGATACGGGCGCGGGGAAAATTCTTTCCGCGATCTTCGAAGACAAGGATCCAAGTTCTCTCAAAGGACTTTCCGATAATCTCAAGGTCAGGGAAAAAAATCTCCTCGTGGTCCTTGGAAGTAAAACTTCGGAAAGCGCGAGCGTTGTGATCACCTGTTCTCCCGAGTTGACTTCCAAAGGTATTCATTGTGGGAATCTCGTAAAGGCCGCTTGTGCGGCGTTAGGCGGTAAAGGCGGTGGAAAGCCGGACATGGCTCAGGGCGGCGGAAAGGATATTCAGAATCTGGATTCTGCGATTTCCGCTGCGGTCAAAGAAGCAAAACAAATCTTAAGTGGAGAAAGAATATGA
- a CDS encoding YajQ family cyclic di-GMP-binding protein, whose protein sequence is MSDPSFDVVSEISRPELINAVTQALGEIKTRFDFKGSKSDIQLEEEQLILTSDNEGKLESVIDVLVSKMAKRGIGLKNFDFKSKIEPATGGTVRMKVKIRKGMEKEQTKEVTRLIKDSKLKVNVTIMGESVRVVGKKKDDLQEVIHLLKTSDLPFDVQFTNYK, encoded by the coding sequence ATGAGCGATCCATCCTTCGACGTAGTTTCCGAAATCAGCAGACCCGAACTGATCAACGCGGTCACTCAGGCTCTCGGAGAAATCAAAACACGTTTTGATTTTAAGGGTTCCAAATCCGATATCCAACTCGAAGAAGAACAACTGATTCTTACTTCTGATAACGAAGGAAAACTCGAAAGTGTCATCGACGTTTTGGTTTCAAAGATGGCGAAACGCGGAATCGGTCTGAAGAATTTCGATTTCAAATCCAAGATAGAACCTGCGACCGGTGGAACCGTTCGTATGAAAGTTAAAATCCGAAAAGGAATGGAAAAGGAACAGACCAAGGAAGTAACGAGGTTGATCAAGGATTCCAAACTCAAGGTCAACGTGACCATCATGGGAGAATCGGTTCGTGTCGTCGGAAAGAAAAAAGACGATCTTCAAGAAGTGATTCATCTTTTAAAAACTTCCGATCTTCCCTTCGACGTTCAATTTACGAACTACAAATAA
- a CDS encoding Uma2 family endonuclease gives MPMTEIKTDKDLAKLREGTLAELLDGEIFMVPAPIPEHQRISRKLLIVLSEYVELNSLGECFDSPIDVLLDEHNVVQPDLIFISKERSSIIQRTRVEGAPDWVAEILSEGNAYHDLKTKKKLYEKHGVKEYWILDPMERSIEIFSNGESGFKLFASATSGSISSLLFRDFSVDLERIFGKPDSISQFQI, from the coding sequence ATGCCAATGACCGAAATCAAAACGGATAAAGATCTCGCCAAACTTCGAGAAGGAACCTTGGCGGAGCTTTTGGATGGTGAAATATTTATGGTTCCAGCTCCGATTCCCGAGCATCAAAGAATTTCTAGAAAACTTCTGATCGTCCTTTCAGAATACGTCGAGTTGAACTCACTCGGAGAATGTTTTGATTCTCCCATCGATGTTTTGTTAGACGAACACAACGTCGTTCAACCCGACCTGATTTTTATATCGAAGGAAAGAAGTTCTATTATCCAGAGAACTCGTGTGGAAGGTGCTCCCGATTGGGTGGCGGAGATTCTCTCTGAAGGGAACGCGTATCACGATCTAAAGACGAAGAAGAAACTCTACGAAAAACACGGAGTCAAGGAATACTGGATTTTAGATCCGATGGAAAGATCGATCGAGATTTTTTCCAATGGAGAATCCGGTTTTAAACTGTTTGCGTCGGCGACTTCCGGTTCGATTTCCTCCCTTCTTTTTCGGGATTTTTCCGTGGATTTGGAAAGAATCTTCGGAAAACCGGATTCGATCAGCCAATTTCAAATCTAA
- the mpl17 gene encoding cell surface protein MPL17, with product MKKLILVSVLVSCISFGVFAEEESPVKFKLEKSFGNSYLLKIVHPSNYGIQKDAPHKILLNAGKGVKVEKADLTVKGKTSEKKKEYLASVDPIQLTVTGKGDLEIHGKIYYCNFDKNICIPGKIQQVEVIQ from the coding sequence ATGAAAAAGTTAATTCTCGTCAGCGTTCTCGTAAGTTGTATTTCTTTTGGAGTTTTTGCCGAAGAAGAAAGTCCGGTAAAATTCAAACTGGAAAAGAGTTTTGGAAATTCTTATCTCTTAAAGATTGTCCACCCATCGAATTACGGAATTCAAAAGGACGCTCCTCACAAGATTCTTCTCAACGCCGGAAAAGGTGTTAAAGTCGAAAAGGCGGATCTTACCGTCAAAGGGAAGACCTCTGAAAAGAAAAAGGAATATCTGGCATCGGTTGATCCGATTCAACTGACCGTAACCGGAAAAGGAGATCTGGAAATTCATGGAAAGATCTACTATTGCAATTTCGATAAGAATATTTGTATTCCCGGAAAAATCCAACAAGTAGAAGTGATTCAGTAA
- a CDS encoding GNAT family N-acetyltransferase produces the protein MDLQPILKDDLITLRPITENDFEELFQVASDPSIWEQHPSRERYLKENFTPYFREAVEWKSGFVVIDNNTGRLIGNTRYYDLDLSSRSIAIGYTFLAKEYWGGTFNRSMKSLLLNHSFQNGIRSVLFHIGVDNKRSQKAVEKLGGERIRSLERDGKPYYEYEITYEKWNFRKS, from the coding sequence ATGGACTTACAACCGATCCTAAAAGACGACCTGATCACCCTCAGACCGATCACAGAAAACGACTTTGAAGAACTCTTTCAAGTAGCATCGGATCCTTCCATTTGGGAGCAACACCCGAGCCGAGAACGCTATCTCAAGGAGAATTTTACTCCCTATTTTCGGGAAGCAGTGGAATGGAAAAGCGGCTTTGTTGTAATCGATAACAACACCGGTCGATTGATCGGTAACACTCGGTATTACGACCTCGATCTTTCCTCGCGTTCGATTGCGATCGGATACACGTTTCTGGCCAAGGAATATTGGGGTGGAACCTTCAATCGGTCGATGAAATCCCTACTCCTAAACCACAGCTTTCAGAATGGAATCCGATCCGTCCTTTTTCATATCGGAGTGGATAACAAACGATCCCAGAAAGCGGTGGAAAAATTGGGAGGGGAAAGAATCCGTTCTCTGGAAAGGGACGGAAAACCCTACTACGAATATGAAATCACATACGAAAAATGGAATTTTAGAAAAAGCTAA
- a CDS encoding lipoprotein, whose amino-acid sequence MRIVIFCILSIFVLIDCSSGAKKPVENGKEETTTTVQEESNANTADEYIKAVEGFINGDTFQVVISSLEGSQENTQELARKRAINLLIAEKGETFRSSDKIVIKELVETKGKIVKSSGAIQGKTYFLFQVNSPGLRSSLKR is encoded by the coding sequence ATGAGAATTGTTATTTTCTGTATCCTATCTATCTTCGTCCTCATCGATTGTTCTTCCGGGGCCAAAAAGCCCGTTGAAAACGGAAAAGAAGAAACCACTACGACCGTTCAAGAAGAATCCAACGCCAACACCGCCGATGAATATATTAAAGCCGTAGAAGGTTTTATCAACGGTGACACGTTTCAAGTCGTCATCTCCTCTTTGGAAGGGAGTCAGGAAAACACGCAAGAACTCGCTCGCAAGAGGGCGATCAATCTGTTGATCGCCGAAAAAGGAGAAACGTTTCGTTCTTCTGATAAGATCGTAATCAAAGAACTGGTGGAGACAAAAGGAAAAATCGTGAAGTCATCCGGAGCAATTCAAGGAAAAACTTACTTTTTATTTCAAGTCAACTCTCCCGGTTTAAGATCCTCATTGAAACGATAA
- a CDS encoding M16 family metallopeptidase: MCFIKPILKPRLFFGICLLLSFASLSADGSIFSGLKKTLEEKTRTFQMENGLRVLMMKREDSPTIAVYSKFLVGSADETPEIAGTAHLLEHMLFKGTKNIGTTNYEKEKPYLDQIAVWGKRLDSLRIQELEMKSRGEEPSAEFKNQIETLRNRFNVLLELHRKFVVSNEDNYIYSRNGGVGFNAYTSNDVTNYQILLPANRLEIWAKLESDRLKNPILREYYTEREVVLEERRMRVENRGMGILREKYMDAAFPNDHPYRMPVIGYEKNLGFLDLEKTQSFFKNYYDPQRMVIAVVGSLDFDKTEAILRNYFGDLKKGKPVPLKKVSEAGFAGPKFVSVTHPSNPSKIIGFNKPTFPHPDDAVFGIIDTLLADGESGRLFKRLVLEEQIAQGVSCWNGDPGERLSNLFSIYITNNQNADQRKVENLVQEELDRLKTEPITEDELFRIKNQILGSYLRGLDDNGKLADVLSLFQLLYGDWKELLRGYEELDAVTPEDVQRVARKYFVLENRTIADLNPPVKETKISGK, translated from the coding sequence ATGTGTTTTATTAAACCGATTCTTAAACCTCGTTTGTTTTTTGGAATCTGTCTCCTTCTTTCCTTCGCGTCCTTGTCCGCGGACGGTTCGATTTTTTCCGGTCTGAAAAAGACCTTAGAAGAAAAAACAAGAACCTTTCAAATGGAAAACGGACTGAGAGTTCTGATGATGAAGCGGGAAGATTCTCCCACGATTGCGGTCTACTCCAAATTTTTAGTCGGCTCCGCGGATGAAACCCCGGAGATCGCGGGCACGGCGCATCTTTTGGAACACATGCTCTTCAAAGGTACGAAAAATATCGGAACCACAAACTACGAAAAAGAAAAACCGTATTTGGATCAAATCGCCGTTTGGGGAAAACGTCTGGATTCTCTTCGTATCCAAGAACTCGAGATGAAATCGAGAGGCGAAGAACCTTCGGCTGAATTTAAGAATCAAATCGAAACCTTACGAAATCGTTTCAACGTTCTTTTGGAATTACATCGTAAGTTCGTCGTCTCCAACGAGGACAATTATATTTATTCTCGAAACGGAGGAGTGGGCTTCAACGCTTATACTTCGAACGACGTTACGAACTATCAGATTCTTCTTCCCGCAAACCGTTTGGAAATTTGGGCAAAACTCGAATCGGATCGACTCAAAAATCCTATATTAAGAGAATATTATACGGAAAGGGAAGTTGTCTTGGAAGAAAGAAGAATGCGCGTGGAGAATCGAGGCATGGGAATTCTTCGTGAAAAATATATGGACGCCGCTTTTCCGAACGATCATCCGTATCGAATGCCTGTCATCGGTTACGAAAAAAATCTCGGATTCTTAGATCTCGAGAAAACGCAGAGCTTTTTTAAAAATTACTATGATCCTCAGAGAATGGTCATCGCCGTCGTAGGATCTTTGGACTTCGACAAGACGGAAGCGATTCTTCGTAATTACTTCGGAGATTTGAAAAAAGGAAAACCGGTTCCTTTGAAAAAAGTTTCCGAAGCCGGATTTGCGGGACCCAAGTTCGTTTCCGTAACGCACCCGAGCAATCCTTCGAAAATTATCGGATTCAATAAACCGACATTCCCTCATCCGGATGACGCGGTCTTCGGTATCATCGACACTCTTCTCGCCGATGGAGAATCGGGTCGTCTTTTCAAAAGATTGGTTTTAGAGGAACAGATTGCACAAGGAGTTTCCTGTTGGAACGGAGATCCTGGAGAGAGGCTTTCCAATCTTTTTTCGATCTACATCACGAACAACCAAAACGCGGATCAAAGGAAAGTGGAGAATCTGGTTCAAGAAGAATTGGATCGTTTGAAAACGGAGCCCATTACCGAAGACGAACTCTTCCGGATCAAAAATCAAATTCTTGGAAGTTATCTGAGAGGTCTGGACGATAACGGAAAGCTCGCCGACGTTTTATCCCTCTTTCAACTTCTCTACGGAGATTGGAAGGAACTCTTAAGAGGATACGAAGAATTGGACGCGGTCACTCCCGAGGACGTTCAAAGAGTGGCGCGCAAGTATTTCGTTCTTGAGAATAGAACGATCGCCGACCTCAATCCGCCGGTCAAAGAAACAAAAATTTCGGGAAAATAG
- a CDS encoding MBL fold metallo-hydrolase, which yields MYCKFQHKQYQFEGISEGGIRTSIYLPSLSLMFDIGAQNPNRIHLDTLLLTHSHLDHSAGLPYYISQRSLRKLKPPKIFVPPALEEPMRKILDLYSQIEDFPYNYDLRAVSPGEKVDLDPTHFFSPHKTFHRVPSQGYTIYEKRKKLKKEYQSLPQHELNKILKDNLEVSELSSIPVISFSGDTKIEYVLESEDVANSSILFIECTYIDQERNVERAREWGHIHLDEILENLSSFKNEKIVLIHFSKRYPLPYIREVLADKIPDDQKHRFHLFIP from the coding sequence GTGTATTGTAAGTTTCAACACAAACAATATCAGTTTGAAGGAATTTCGGAAGGTGGAATTCGTACTTCGATTTACCTTCCCTCATTAAGTCTGATGTTCGATATCGGCGCTCAGAATCCGAATCGAATTCATCTTGATACGTTGCTCTTGACTCATTCTCACTTGGATCATTCCGCCGGGCTTCCTTATTACATTTCCCAGAGATCGCTTCGGAAACTCAAACCGCCTAAGATTTTTGTTCCCCCCGCGTTGGAGGAACCTATGAGAAAAATTTTGGATCTTTATTCCCAGATCGAAGACTTTCCGTACAATTACGATCTTAGAGCGGTTTCTCCCGGTGAAAAAGTGGATTTGGATCCTACTCATTTTTTTTCGCCGCATAAAACGTTTCATCGTGTTCCTTCCCAAGGTTATACGATCTATGAAAAAAGAAAAAAACTCAAAAAAGAATATCAGTCCCTTCCGCAACACGAACTGAACAAGATTCTAAAAGATAATTTGGAAGTTTCGGAACTCAGTTCCATTCCGGTGATCAGTTTTTCCGGCGATACAAAGATAGAATACGTCCTCGAAAGCGAGGATGTCGCAAATTCCAGTATTCTATTTATTGAATGTACTTATATCGATCAGGAACGAAACGTGGAACGCGCGAGAGAATGGGGTCATATTCACCTGGATGAAATTCTCGAAAATCTCTCTTCCTTTAAGAATGAAAAGATCGTACTCATTCACTTTTCGAAACGTTATCCTCTTCCTTACATCAGAGAAGTGTTGGCGGATAAGATTCCGGACGATCAAAAACACAGATTCCATCTTTTTATTCCATGA